The proteins below are encoded in one region of Rhododendron vialii isolate Sample 1 chromosome 7a, ASM3025357v1:
- the LOC131333610 gene encoding uncharacterized protein LOC131333610: MILGSRQNTATPFKTPKHHLSSAPHSGMPNVAGSPPPPLADSRAFTAPKARCILPTVVGSPLTPATTTGKLETRLLLPGKCVPRDLFLLYDVLEVVEEDIEIWVFSTDR; encoded by the exons ATGATTTTAGGATCTCGGCAAAACACGGCAACACCATTTAAAACACCCAAACACCATTTATCCTCCGCCCCCCATTCTGGAATGCCCAATGTCGCCGGttcaccgccgccaccactcgCCG ATTCAAGGGCCTTCACCGCCCCGAAGGCCCGATGTATCCTCCCTACGGTCGTTGGTTCACCACTAACCCCCGCCACCACCACGGGGAAACTCGAGACGCGTTTGTTATTGCCGGGGAAATGTGTGCCACGAGATTTGTTCCTTCTTTACGATGTTCTCGAAGTTGTTGAAGAAGACATTGAAATTTGGGTATTTTCAACAGATCGATGA
- the LOC131333608 gene encoding putative ABC transporter C family member 15 isoform X2, giving the protein MEAMFNSTWANLKILWLQSGWPQLSSPCFRDNASIVLQLGFVGILLLHVFWNTVDSFCNRRKKKAITSVEKYPVGVKFGLSYKVSVGCTILLLGTHITTLLTLQNRSEAQCKSKVPILTSEIMQVVIWAITLFTLYKIPIKKYLKFPWILRAWWGCTFLLSLGSTILEARSMISNHAPLNFVYLAEIVGLLASTCLFGISIRGNTDIVLDVPHGTTDPLLNKKDEKHSESKRSSLYGKATLFQLITFSWMNPLFAVGIKKPLDRDEVPDLDTRDSSRILSHSFDESLKHVKQRDQTTSPSLYKAMFVFIRKKAAINAFYAIISAGTSYVGPYLINDFVNFLNQKKTRSLASGYLIALGFLAAKVVETTAQRQWIFGARQLGLRLRASLTSQIYKKGLMLSSQSRQSRTSGEIINYMSVDVQRMTDFIWYLNTIWQLPIQISLAMFILHTNLGLGSLVAFAATLVVMAINVPMTRVQKRYQSKIMEAKDERMKATSEVLRSIKILKLQAWDIQYLHKLESLRKTENNCIWKSLRLSAVSTFILWGAPTLISVVTFGACVVLGIPLTAGRVLSALATFRMLQDPIFNLPDLLSIIAQSKVSADRLASYLQEDEIKSNVIEFVPQDQTECDVEIQGGTFCWDDKSSRPILEGIGLEVKRGMKVAICGTVGSGKSSLLSCILGEMTKMSGTVKISGTKAYVPQSPWILSGNVRENILFGNPYDSAKYERTVKACALIKDFELFGAGDLTEIGERGINMSGGQKQRIQIARAVYQDADIYLLDDPFSAVDAHTGTQLFEECLMGILKDKTILYVTHQVEFLPAADLILVMQNGRIAQAGTFEELMKQNIGFEVLVGAHNQALESVLSVESSSRESQNEIPDPDSTIKDLTSSAELIHNRHESEQNLCAEETEKEARLVQDEEREKGSIGKEVYWSYLTIVKGGALVPIIILAQSTFQVLQITSNYWMAWACPPDGGTEPIAGMNYILLVYTLLAVGSSLCVLVRAMLVAIAGCQTAQKLFTNMLHSVLRAPMAFFDSTPTGRILNRTSTDQSVLDMEMAQRLGWCAFSIIQLLGTIAVMSQVAWEVFAIFIPVTAICIWYQRYYIPTARELARLAGIQLAPILHHFSESLSGAATIRAFDQKHRFTDANLSLIDNHSRSWFHNVSAMEWLSFRLNQLSNFVFAFSLVLLVTLPEGIINPSIAGLAVTYGINLNVLQASIIWNICNAENKMISVERILQYSNLPSEAALVVENCRLPNNWPEIGTICFTNLKIRYAEHLPSVLKNITCTFPGRKKVGVVGRTGSGKSTLIQAIFRIVEPSQGSIIIDGINISNIGLHDLRSRLSIIPQDPTMFEGTVRGNLDPLEQYSDNEIWEVLDRCQLGGLVRAKEEKLESTVVENGENWSVGQRQLICLGRALLKRSSILVLDEATASVDSATDGVIQKIISQEFKDRTIVTIAHRIHTVIDSDLVLVLSDGRIAEFDTPAKLLERDDSFFSKLIKEYSMRSPGFNGLAKLHN; this is encoded by the exons ATGGAAGCAATGTTCAATTCCACCTGGGCTA ATTTGAAGATTCTTTGGCTCCAATCAGGATGGCCACAGCTCAGCTCTCCATGCTTCCGGGACAATGCCAGCATTGTTCTGCAACTAGGGTTCGTTGGAATCCTATTACTCCACGTCTTTTGGAACACTGTGGACTCTTTCTGCAACCGCAGAAAAAAGAAGGCGATTACAAGCGTAGAGAAATACCCAGTTGGGGTAAAATTCGGCCTCTCTTACAAAGTCAGCGTtggttgcaccattttgctgctGGGAACTCACATCACAACGCTTCTGACACTGCAAAACAGAAGCGAGGCACAATGCAAATCAAAAGTCCCAATTCTTACCTCAGAAATCATGCAAGTTGTAATATGGGCAATTACATTGTTCACACTTTACAAAATTCCCATCAAAAAGTACCTAAAGTTCCCCTGGATTCTGAGAGCATGGTGGGGCTGTACCTTCTTACTGTCCCTTGGCAGCACAATTCTCGAAGCCCGTTCCATGATTTCAAACCACGCTCCCCTTAACTTCGTGTATCTTGCTGAAATCGTTGGACTTCTCGCATCCACATGCCTATTCGGTATATCTATTCGAGGGAATACGGACATTGTCCTCGATGTCCCACATGGCACTACAGACCCACTTCTCAATAAGAAAGACGAGAAGCATTCAGAGAGCAAAAGGTCATCTCTATACGGAAAAGCCACGCTATTTCAACTCATTACCTTCTCTTGGATGAATCCTTTGTTTGCAGTTGGGATCAAAAAGCCTCTTGACAGGGATGAAGTCCCGGATCTTGACACCAGAGATTCTTCTCGCATTCTATCACATTCCTTTGATGAAAGCCTAAAGCATGTCAAGCAGAGAGATCAAACCACAAGCCCATCTCTCTACAAGGCGATGTTTGTTTTCATCAGGAAGAAAGCAGCGATCAATGCATTTTATGCAATAATCAGTGCAGGGACTTCGTACGTGGGCCCATACCTTATCAACGACTTTGTAAATTTCCTGAACCAAAAGAAAACTAGAAGCTTAGCAAGTGGATACCTCATTGCATTAGGTTTTCTGGCTGCCAAAGTGGTTGAGACGACAGCACAGAGACAGTGGATATTTGGGGCTCGCCAACTAGGCCTTCGGCTGAGAGCTTCTCTGACAtctcaaatttacaaaaagGGCCTCATGTTATCAAGCCAATCCCGACAAAGCCGTACTAGTGGAGAGATCATCAACTACATGAGTGTGGACGTTCAACGGATGACAGACTTCATCTGGTACTTGAACACCATTTGGCAGCTTCCCATACAGATTTCCTTAGCTATGTTTATTTTACATACAAATCTGGGACTAGGGTCATTGGTGGCCTTTGCTGCAACTTTGGTAGTGATGGCTATCAACGTACCCATGACAAGGGTTCAGAAAAGGTACCAGTCTAAGATCATGGAGGCCAAGGACGAAAGAATGAAGGCCACTTCGGAAGTTCTCCGTAGCATTAAGATTCTCAAACTCCAAGCATGGGATATTCAGTATCTTCACAAGCTAGAAAGTCTgaggaaaacagaaaataactgCATATGGAAGTCGTTGAGACTATCGGCAGTATCAACTTTTATCTTATGGGGAGCACCGACACTTATCTCTGTGGTAACTTTTGGGGCTTGTGTTGTACTGGGGATTCCTCTAACCGCTGGACGAGTCCTGTCCGCATTGGCAACATTTCGGATGTTACAAGACCCTATATTTAACCTACCGGATTTGCTCTCCATAATTGCTCAGAGCAAAGTCTCTGCGGATAGATTAGCTTCTTACCTCCAAGAAGATGAAATTAAGTCAAATGTCATTGAATTTGTTCCACAAGATCAGACAGAATGTGATGTTGAAATTCAGGGGGGAACATTTTGTTGGGATGACAAATCAAGCCGCCCAATTCTTGAAGGAATAGGGTTAGAAGTTAAAAGAGGAATGAAGGTGGCAATTTGTGGCACTGTAGGATCAGGAAAATCGAGTTTGCTCTCATGCATATTAGGAGAGATGACGAAAATGTCCGGTACGGTGAAAATTAGTGGTACTAAGGCTTATGTACCCCAGTCCCCATGGATACTGTCAGGGAATGTCAGAGAGAATATTCTCTTTGGCAATCCTTATGATAGCGCCAAGTATGAAAGAACGGTCAAGGCATGTGCTTTGATAAAGGATTTCGAGCTTTTCGGTGCTGGTGACTTGACGGAGATTGGAGAAAGAGGGATAAATATGAGTGGAGGCCAAAAACAAAGAATCCAAATTGCTCGCGCAGTTTATCAGGATGCTGACATATATCTACTTGATGACCCTTTCAGCGCCGTGGATGCTCACACAGGCACACAACTCTTTGAG GAGTGCTTGATGGGGATTCTTAAGGACAAGACAATACTCTATGTTACTCACCAAGTTGAGTTTCTTCCTGCAGCCGACCTAATTCTG GTGATGCAAAATGGAAGAATTGCACAAGCTGGAACATTTGAAGAACTTATGAAACAAAATATCGGATTTGAAGTGTTGGTTGGAGCTCATAACCAAGCTCTAGAATCTGTCCTATCTGTTGAAAGTTCAAGTCGAGaatctcaaaatgaaatacctGATCCTGATTCCACTATTAAAGACCTCACATCAAGTGCAGAACTCATACATAATAGACATGAGTCGGAGCAGAACCTGTGTGcagaagaaacagaaaaggaaGCTCGATTAGTGCAGgatgaagaaagagagaaaggcaGCATAGGCAAAGAAGTTTATTGGTCTTACTTGACCATTGTGAAGGGCGGCGCCTTGGTTCCGATCATCATTCTGGCTCAATCAACATTCCAAGTGCTACAGATAACAAGTAATTACTGGATGGCTTGGGCTTGTCCTCCCGATGGTGGCACTGAACCGATTGCAGGGATGAACTATATATTACTAGTTTATACACTTCTTGCTGTTGGAAGTTCACTTTGTGTTCTGGTTCGAGCCATGCTAGTGGCAATAGCAGGATGTCAGACAGCACAGAAGCTCTTTACCAACATGCTGCATAGTGTCTTGCGCGCTCCAATGGCATTTTTTGATTCAACCCCAACAGGAAGAATCTTAAATCGG ACATCTACAGACCAAAGTGTACTAGACATGGAGATGGCACAAAGACTAGGGTGGTGTGCGTTTTCAATAATTCAGCTTCTGGGAACCATTGCTGTCATGTCACAGGTAGCATGGGAAGTATTTGCCATCTTCATTCCAGTAACAGCAATCTGCATATGGTACCAA AGATATTACATACCAACTGCGAGAGAACTGGCCCGCTTAGCAGGGATACAACTAGCTCCAATACTCCACCACTTTTCTGAATCACTTTCAGGAGCAGCAACAATCCGTGCTTTCGACCAAAAACACCGCTTCACTGACGCAAATCTAAGCCTCATTGACAACCACTCAAGGTCATGGTTCCATAATGTCTCAGCAATGGAATGGCTTTCTTTCAGACTGAACCAATTGTCTAATTTTGTTTTCGCCTTCTCATTGGTTTTACTTGTGACCCTTCCAGAAGGAATTATCAATCCAA GCATTGCAGGGTTGGCGGTAACATATGGAATAAACCTCAATGTTCTACAAGCTTCAATTATATGGAACATATGTAATGCCGAAAACAAAATGATTTCAGTTGAAAGAATTCTTCAGTATTCAAATCTTCCCAGTGAAGCAGCTCTGGTGGTTGAAAATTGCAGACTGCCAAACAACTGGCCAGAAATTGGAACAATTTGTTTCACAAACTTGAAG ATTCGTTATGCTGAACATCTACCATCCGTATTGAAAAACATTACGTGCACATTTCCGGGAAGGAAGAAAGTTGGTGTTGTTGGAAGGACAGGGAGCGGGAAATCAACCCTCATACAGGCAATTTTTCGGATCGTCGAACCAAGCCAGGGAAGCATCATAATTGATGGTATAAATATTTCCAATATAGGCCTTCATGATTTGAGATCAAGGCTTAGCATCATTCCACAGGACCCAACTATGTTTGAGGGTACAGTCAGAGGAAACCTTGACCCACTAGAGCAATACTCTGACAACGAAATATGGGAG GTTCTCGACAGATGTCAACTGGGTGGTTTAGTGCGTGCGAAGGAAGAGAAACTAGAGTCTACAG TGGTTGAAAATGGTGAAAACTGGAGCGTGGGACAAAGACAGTTAATCTGCCTTGGAAGGGCTTTGCTAAAGAGAAGCAGCATTCTCGTTCTAGATGAAGCAACAGCATCAGTTGATTCTGCAACAGACGGAGTAATACAGAAAATTATCAGTCAAGAGTTCAAAGATCGAACAATTGTCACAATAGCTCACAGAATCCATACTGTCATAGACAGTGATCTTGTATTGGTCCTTAGTGATG GAAGAATAGCGGAGTTCGACACACCAGCCAAGCTACTGGAAAGGGATGATTCTTTCTTCTCAAAACTGATAAAAGAGTACTCCATGAGATCACCAGGTTTCAACGGCTTGGCAAAGTTACATAACTAA
- the LOC131333608 gene encoding putative ABC transporter C family member 15 isoform X1, translated as MASLSAMLNDFSWKSNVGDKRVWSLHSPDLKILWLQSGWPQLSSPCFRDNASIVLQLGFVGILLLHVFWNTVDSFCNRRKKKAITSVEKYPVGVKFGLSYKVSVGCTILLLGTHITTLLTLQNRSEAQCKSKVPILTSEIMQVVIWAITLFTLYKIPIKKYLKFPWILRAWWGCTFLLSLGSTILEARSMISNHAPLNFVYLAEIVGLLASTCLFGISIRGNTDIVLDVPHGTTDPLLNKKDEKHSESKRSSLYGKATLFQLITFSWMNPLFAVGIKKPLDRDEVPDLDTRDSSRILSHSFDESLKHVKQRDQTTSPSLYKAMFVFIRKKAAINAFYAIISAGTSYVGPYLINDFVNFLNQKKTRSLASGYLIALGFLAAKVVETTAQRQWIFGARQLGLRLRASLTSQIYKKGLMLSSQSRQSRTSGEIINYMSVDVQRMTDFIWYLNTIWQLPIQISLAMFILHTNLGLGSLVAFAATLVVMAINVPMTRVQKRYQSKIMEAKDERMKATSEVLRSIKILKLQAWDIQYLHKLESLRKTENNCIWKSLRLSAVSTFILWGAPTLISVVTFGACVVLGIPLTAGRVLSALATFRMLQDPIFNLPDLLSIIAQSKVSADRLASYLQEDEIKSNVIEFVPQDQTECDVEIQGGTFCWDDKSSRPILEGIGLEVKRGMKVAICGTVGSGKSSLLSCILGEMTKMSGTVKISGTKAYVPQSPWILSGNVRENILFGNPYDSAKYERTVKACALIKDFELFGAGDLTEIGERGINMSGGQKQRIQIARAVYQDADIYLLDDPFSAVDAHTGTQLFEECLMGILKDKTILYVTHQVEFLPAADLILVMQNGRIAQAGTFEELMKQNIGFEVLVGAHNQALESVLSVESSSRESQNEIPDPDSTIKDLTSSAELIHNRHESEQNLCAEETEKEARLVQDEEREKGSIGKEVYWSYLTIVKGGALVPIIILAQSTFQVLQITSNYWMAWACPPDGGTEPIAGMNYILLVYTLLAVGSSLCVLVRAMLVAIAGCQTAQKLFTNMLHSVLRAPMAFFDSTPTGRILNRTSTDQSVLDMEMAQRLGWCAFSIIQLLGTIAVMSQVAWEVFAIFIPVTAICIWYQRYYIPTARELARLAGIQLAPILHHFSESLSGAATIRAFDQKHRFTDANLSLIDNHSRSWFHNVSAMEWLSFRLNQLSNFVFAFSLVLLVTLPEGIINPSIAGLAVTYGINLNVLQASIIWNICNAENKMISVERILQYSNLPSEAALVVENCRLPNNWPEIGTICFTNLKIRYAEHLPSVLKNITCTFPGRKKVGVVGRTGSGKSTLIQAIFRIVEPSQGSIIIDGINISNIGLHDLRSRLSIIPQDPTMFEGTVRGNLDPLEQYSDNEIWEVLDRCQLGGLVRAKEEKLESTVVENGENWSVGQRQLICLGRALLKRSSILVLDEATASVDSATDGVIQKIISQEFKDRTIVTIAHRIHTVIDSDLVLVLSDGRIAEFDTPAKLLERDDSFFSKLIKEYSMRSPGFNGLAKLHN; from the exons ATGGCGTCCTTGTCCGCCATGTtaaatgatttttcttggaaatcAAATGTTGGTGACAAGAGGGTTTGGTCGCTTCATTCACCGG ATTTGAAGATTCTTTGGCTCCAATCAGGATGGCCACAGCTCAGCTCTCCATGCTTCCGGGACAATGCCAGCATTGTTCTGCAACTAGGGTTCGTTGGAATCCTATTACTCCACGTCTTTTGGAACACTGTGGACTCTTTCTGCAACCGCAGAAAAAAGAAGGCGATTACAAGCGTAGAGAAATACCCAGTTGGGGTAAAATTCGGCCTCTCTTACAAAGTCAGCGTtggttgcaccattttgctgctGGGAACTCACATCACAACGCTTCTGACACTGCAAAACAGAAGCGAGGCACAATGCAAATCAAAAGTCCCAATTCTTACCTCAGAAATCATGCAAGTTGTAATATGGGCAATTACATTGTTCACACTTTACAAAATTCCCATCAAAAAGTACCTAAAGTTCCCCTGGATTCTGAGAGCATGGTGGGGCTGTACCTTCTTACTGTCCCTTGGCAGCACAATTCTCGAAGCCCGTTCCATGATTTCAAACCACGCTCCCCTTAACTTCGTGTATCTTGCTGAAATCGTTGGACTTCTCGCATCCACATGCCTATTCGGTATATCTATTCGAGGGAATACGGACATTGTCCTCGATGTCCCACATGGCACTACAGACCCACTTCTCAATAAGAAAGACGAGAAGCATTCAGAGAGCAAAAGGTCATCTCTATACGGAAAAGCCACGCTATTTCAACTCATTACCTTCTCTTGGATGAATCCTTTGTTTGCAGTTGGGATCAAAAAGCCTCTTGACAGGGATGAAGTCCCGGATCTTGACACCAGAGATTCTTCTCGCATTCTATCACATTCCTTTGATGAAAGCCTAAAGCATGTCAAGCAGAGAGATCAAACCACAAGCCCATCTCTCTACAAGGCGATGTTTGTTTTCATCAGGAAGAAAGCAGCGATCAATGCATTTTATGCAATAATCAGTGCAGGGACTTCGTACGTGGGCCCATACCTTATCAACGACTTTGTAAATTTCCTGAACCAAAAGAAAACTAGAAGCTTAGCAAGTGGATACCTCATTGCATTAGGTTTTCTGGCTGCCAAAGTGGTTGAGACGACAGCACAGAGACAGTGGATATTTGGGGCTCGCCAACTAGGCCTTCGGCTGAGAGCTTCTCTGACAtctcaaatttacaaaaagGGCCTCATGTTATCAAGCCAATCCCGACAAAGCCGTACTAGTGGAGAGATCATCAACTACATGAGTGTGGACGTTCAACGGATGACAGACTTCATCTGGTACTTGAACACCATTTGGCAGCTTCCCATACAGATTTCCTTAGCTATGTTTATTTTACATACAAATCTGGGACTAGGGTCATTGGTGGCCTTTGCTGCAACTTTGGTAGTGATGGCTATCAACGTACCCATGACAAGGGTTCAGAAAAGGTACCAGTCTAAGATCATGGAGGCCAAGGACGAAAGAATGAAGGCCACTTCGGAAGTTCTCCGTAGCATTAAGATTCTCAAACTCCAAGCATGGGATATTCAGTATCTTCACAAGCTAGAAAGTCTgaggaaaacagaaaataactgCATATGGAAGTCGTTGAGACTATCGGCAGTATCAACTTTTATCTTATGGGGAGCACCGACACTTATCTCTGTGGTAACTTTTGGGGCTTGTGTTGTACTGGGGATTCCTCTAACCGCTGGACGAGTCCTGTCCGCATTGGCAACATTTCGGATGTTACAAGACCCTATATTTAACCTACCGGATTTGCTCTCCATAATTGCTCAGAGCAAAGTCTCTGCGGATAGATTAGCTTCTTACCTCCAAGAAGATGAAATTAAGTCAAATGTCATTGAATTTGTTCCACAAGATCAGACAGAATGTGATGTTGAAATTCAGGGGGGAACATTTTGTTGGGATGACAAATCAAGCCGCCCAATTCTTGAAGGAATAGGGTTAGAAGTTAAAAGAGGAATGAAGGTGGCAATTTGTGGCACTGTAGGATCAGGAAAATCGAGTTTGCTCTCATGCATATTAGGAGAGATGACGAAAATGTCCGGTACGGTGAAAATTAGTGGTACTAAGGCTTATGTACCCCAGTCCCCATGGATACTGTCAGGGAATGTCAGAGAGAATATTCTCTTTGGCAATCCTTATGATAGCGCCAAGTATGAAAGAACGGTCAAGGCATGTGCTTTGATAAAGGATTTCGAGCTTTTCGGTGCTGGTGACTTGACGGAGATTGGAGAAAGAGGGATAAATATGAGTGGAGGCCAAAAACAAAGAATCCAAATTGCTCGCGCAGTTTATCAGGATGCTGACATATATCTACTTGATGACCCTTTCAGCGCCGTGGATGCTCACACAGGCACACAACTCTTTGAG GAGTGCTTGATGGGGATTCTTAAGGACAAGACAATACTCTATGTTACTCACCAAGTTGAGTTTCTTCCTGCAGCCGACCTAATTCTG GTGATGCAAAATGGAAGAATTGCACAAGCTGGAACATTTGAAGAACTTATGAAACAAAATATCGGATTTGAAGTGTTGGTTGGAGCTCATAACCAAGCTCTAGAATCTGTCCTATCTGTTGAAAGTTCAAGTCGAGaatctcaaaatgaaatacctGATCCTGATTCCACTATTAAAGACCTCACATCAAGTGCAGAACTCATACATAATAGACATGAGTCGGAGCAGAACCTGTGTGcagaagaaacagaaaaggaaGCTCGATTAGTGCAGgatgaagaaagagagaaaggcaGCATAGGCAAAGAAGTTTATTGGTCTTACTTGACCATTGTGAAGGGCGGCGCCTTGGTTCCGATCATCATTCTGGCTCAATCAACATTCCAAGTGCTACAGATAACAAGTAATTACTGGATGGCTTGGGCTTGTCCTCCCGATGGTGGCACTGAACCGATTGCAGGGATGAACTATATATTACTAGTTTATACACTTCTTGCTGTTGGAAGTTCACTTTGTGTTCTGGTTCGAGCCATGCTAGTGGCAATAGCAGGATGTCAGACAGCACAGAAGCTCTTTACCAACATGCTGCATAGTGTCTTGCGCGCTCCAATGGCATTTTTTGATTCAACCCCAACAGGAAGAATCTTAAATCGG ACATCTACAGACCAAAGTGTACTAGACATGGAGATGGCACAAAGACTAGGGTGGTGTGCGTTTTCAATAATTCAGCTTCTGGGAACCATTGCTGTCATGTCACAGGTAGCATGGGAAGTATTTGCCATCTTCATTCCAGTAACAGCAATCTGCATATGGTACCAA AGATATTACATACCAACTGCGAGAGAACTGGCCCGCTTAGCAGGGATACAACTAGCTCCAATACTCCACCACTTTTCTGAATCACTTTCAGGAGCAGCAACAATCCGTGCTTTCGACCAAAAACACCGCTTCACTGACGCAAATCTAAGCCTCATTGACAACCACTCAAGGTCATGGTTCCATAATGTCTCAGCAATGGAATGGCTTTCTTTCAGACTGAACCAATTGTCTAATTTTGTTTTCGCCTTCTCATTGGTTTTACTTGTGACCCTTCCAGAAGGAATTATCAATCCAA GCATTGCAGGGTTGGCGGTAACATATGGAATAAACCTCAATGTTCTACAAGCTTCAATTATATGGAACATATGTAATGCCGAAAACAAAATGATTTCAGTTGAAAGAATTCTTCAGTATTCAAATCTTCCCAGTGAAGCAGCTCTGGTGGTTGAAAATTGCAGACTGCCAAACAACTGGCCAGAAATTGGAACAATTTGTTTCACAAACTTGAAG ATTCGTTATGCTGAACATCTACCATCCGTATTGAAAAACATTACGTGCACATTTCCGGGAAGGAAGAAAGTTGGTGTTGTTGGAAGGACAGGGAGCGGGAAATCAACCCTCATACAGGCAATTTTTCGGATCGTCGAACCAAGCCAGGGAAGCATCATAATTGATGGTATAAATATTTCCAATATAGGCCTTCATGATTTGAGATCAAGGCTTAGCATCATTCCACAGGACCCAACTATGTTTGAGGGTACAGTCAGAGGAAACCTTGACCCACTAGAGCAATACTCTGACAACGAAATATGGGAG GTTCTCGACAGATGTCAACTGGGTGGTTTAGTGCGTGCGAAGGAAGAGAAACTAGAGTCTACAG TGGTTGAAAATGGTGAAAACTGGAGCGTGGGACAAAGACAGTTAATCTGCCTTGGAAGGGCTTTGCTAAAGAGAAGCAGCATTCTCGTTCTAGATGAAGCAACAGCATCAGTTGATTCTGCAACAGACGGAGTAATACAGAAAATTATCAGTCAAGAGTTCAAAGATCGAACAATTGTCACAATAGCTCACAGAATCCATACTGTCATAGACAGTGATCTTGTATTGGTCCTTAGTGATG GAAGAATAGCGGAGTTCGACACACCAGCCAAGCTACTGGAAAGGGATGATTCTTTCTTCTCAAAACTGATAAAAGAGTACTCCATGAGATCACCAGGTTTCAACGGCTTGGCAAAGTTACATAACTAA